One genomic window of Prochlorococcus sp. MIT 0603 includes the following:
- the rplE gene encoding 50S ribosomal protein L5: MSLKNRYRETIRPKLLKDLGFSNIHQVPKVVKINVNRGLGEAAQNSKSLEASLAEVSTITGQKALVTRAKKAIAGFKIRQGMPIGCAVTLRGEKMYAFLERLINLALPRIRDFRGVSPKSFDGRGNFTLGVKEQLIFPEISFDKVDVIRGMDITVVTSARTDEEGRALLKEMGMPFRSN; this comes from the coding sequence ATGTCACTCAAAAATCGTTATCGAGAGACTATTAGACCTAAATTATTGAAAGATTTAGGCTTTTCTAATATTCATCAAGTCCCTAAGGTGGTCAAAATTAATGTTAATAGAGGCCTAGGAGAAGCAGCTCAAAACTCTAAGTCTTTAGAAGCTTCTTTGGCTGAGGTGTCAACAATCACTGGGCAAAAAGCTCTTGTAACAAGGGCGAAAAAGGCAATTGCTGGATTCAAAATTCGTCAGGGGATGCCAATTGGTTGTGCGGTAACCCTGCGTGGTGAAAAAATGTATGCCTTTTTAGAAAGATTGATAAATCTTGCTTTGCCAAGAATCAGGGACTTTAGAGGAGTTAGTCCTAAAAGTTTTGATGGTCGAGGAAACTTTACTTTAGGAGTTAAAGAACAGCTTATTTTTCCTGAAATTTCTTTTGATAAAGTTGATGTTATTAGAGGTATGGATATAACCGTTGTTACAAGTGCCAGAACCGATGAGGAGGGCCGAGCTCTTCTCAAGGAGATGGGAATGCCTTTTCGGAGCAATTAA
- the rpsH gene encoding 30S ribosomal protein S8, with protein sequence MANHDPISDMLTRIRNASEKRHEKTLVPASRMSRSIAKVLQNEGFISHISEEGEGVKTQLVLELKYSGKHKNPTIRSMKRVSRPGLRIYKNNRGLPKVLGGLGVAIISTSKGVMSDRDARKQGVGGEVLCYVY encoded by the coding sequence ATGGCTAATCATGATCCAATCTCAGACATGCTTACTCGTATTAGGAATGCGAGTGAAAAGCGTCATGAGAAGACTCTTGTTCCTGCTTCTCGCATGTCTAGAAGCATTGCAAAAGTGCTTCAAAATGAGGGATTTATTTCCCACATTAGTGAGGAAGGTGAGGGTGTTAAGACTCAGCTTGTTCTTGAATTGAAGTACAGCGGTAAACATAAAAATCCTACTATTCGTTCTATGAAGAGAGTCAGCAGGCCTGGTTTGAGGATTTATAAAAACAATCGTGGACTCCCAAAAGTTTTAGGGGGATTGGGAGTTGCTATTATTTCCACTTCTAAGGGTGTGATGAGCGACCGCGATGCTCGCAAGCAGGGTGTTGGTGGAGAAGTTCTCTGTTACGTCTATTAA
- the rplR gene encoding 50S ribosomal protein L18 has protein sequence MATLSRKQKTQKRHKRLRRGLSGTDQRPRLAVFRSNNHIYAQVIDDIAQNTLCSASTLEKELLSDSKVNASTCAASAVVGELLAKRALDRGIKQVVFDRGGSLYHGRVKALAEAARKAGLTF, from the coding sequence ATGGCAACTCTTTCTAGAAAACAAAAAACTCAAAAGCGCCATAAGCGTTTAAGACGTGGTTTGAGTGGAACTGATCAGCGACCTCGTCTAGCTGTGTTCCGCTCAAATAACCATATTTATGCTCAGGTAATTGATGATATTGCTCAAAACACTCTTTGCTCAGCTTCAACTCTTGAAAAAGAGTTGCTTTCAGATAGTAAAGTCAACGCTAGCACTTGTGCTGCTTCGGCTGTAGTAGGTGAGCTTCTCGCAAAACGTGCTCTTGACAGAGGCATTAAGCAAGTAGTTTTTGATAGAGGTGGAAGCCTTTATCACGGTAGGGTTAAGGCTTTAGCTGAAGCTGCCCGTAAAGCTGGCCTTACATTTTGA
- the rplN gene encoding 50S ribosomal protein L14, which yields MIQQETFLTVADNSGAKRLQCIRVLGSNRRYAHVGDVIVAAVKDAVPNMGVKKSDVVKAVVVRTKATLRRNTGNSIRFDDNAAVLINEDKNPRGTRVFGPVARELRERNFTKIVSLAPEVI from the coding sequence ATGATTCAACAAGAAACATTCTTGACTGTTGCTGATAACAGTGGTGCCAAACGCCTGCAATGCATTCGTGTTTTGGGCTCTAATCGTAGATATGCACATGTTGGCGATGTAATAGTTGCAGCTGTAAAAGATGCTGTACCAAATATGGGTGTTAAAAAATCAGATGTTGTTAAGGCAGTAGTTGTTCGAACAAAAGCAACATTGCGACGTAATACAGGTAATTCGATTCGTTTTGACGACAATGCGGCTGTTCTGATTAACGAAGATAAAAATCCCAGGGGAACAAGGGTTTTCGGACCAGTTGCACGTGAATTACGTGAGCGTAATTTCACGAAAATTGTTTCTTTAGCTCCGGAGGTAATTTAA
- the rpmC gene encoding 50S ribosomal protein L29 — MAELAKSDVAKLSDAEIKEKIDLTRRELFDLRFQLATRQLTQTHLFKKARVQLAQLLTIQGERSRSNT, encoded by the coding sequence ATGGCTGAATTAGCTAAATCAGATGTTGCCAAGTTGTCTGACGCTGAGATTAAAGAAAAGATTGATCTTACTCGTCGTGAGCTTTTTGATCTTCGCTTTCAACTAGCTACGAGGCAGTTGACTCAGACTCATCTCTTTAAGAAAGCTCGTGTTCAGCTTGCACAGCTTTTAACTATTCAGGGCGAACGCAGTCGCTCTAATACCTAA
- the rpsQ gene encoding 30S ribosomal protein S17 has product MALKERLGTVVSDKMDKTVVVAVENRFPHSTYQKTVSRTTRYKAHDAKNKCKVGDRVRITETRPLSATKRWAVSAVLSSTTKEEEVLK; this is encoded by the coding sequence ATGGCTCTCAAAGAAAGGTTAGGAACCGTTGTTAGTGACAAGATGGACAAAACAGTTGTAGTAGCTGTTGAAAACCGTTTTCCACACTCTACTTATCAAAAGACAGTTAGTAGAACTACTAGATATAAAGCTCATGATGCAAAAAATAAATGCAAGGTCGGTGACAGAGTTCGTATTACTGAAACAAGGCCACTTAGTGCGACTAAGAGGTGGGCTGTTTCAGCAGTATTGAGTTCAACAACTAAAGAGGAAGAGGTTCTCAAATGA
- the rpsE gene encoding 30S ribosomal protein S5, with the protein MTDSKTKENSSSSAPVAAEGRQEQRKGNSRGGDRRGRRSDRRNQERDSEWQERVIQIRRVSKTVKGGKKMSFRAIVVVGNEKGQVGVGVGKAGDVIGAVRKGVADGKKNLVKVPLTPSSSIPTLSNGRDGAASVLIRPAAPGTGVIAGGSIRTVLELAGIKNVLAKRLGSKTPLNNARAAMVALSLLRTHKATAKERGISLEQIYS; encoded by the coding sequence ATGACTGATTCTAAAACAAAAGAGAATTCATCATCTTCTGCTCCTGTAGCTGCAGAAGGTAGACAGGAGCAGCGTAAAGGTAATAGCCGTGGGGGTGATCGACGCGGAAGACGCTCAGATAGAAGAAATCAAGAAAGGGATTCTGAATGGCAAGAAAGGGTTATTCAAATAAGAAGGGTTTCTAAAACAGTTAAAGGTGGAAAGAAAATGAGTTTCCGAGCAATAGTCGTTGTTGGCAATGAGAAAGGTCAGGTGGGAGTTGGTGTTGGTAAAGCAGGAGATGTTATAGGGGCTGTTCGCAAAGGCGTTGCAGATGGCAAGAAGAATCTTGTAAAAGTTCCTTTGACACCAAGTAGCTCTATACCAACTCTATCTAATGGAAGAGATGGAGCAGCGAGTGTTTTAATTCGCCCTGCAGCACCTGGAACTGGTGTAATTGCTGGAGGCTCGATTCGAACAGTTTTAGAGCTTGCTGGAATTAAAAATGTTCTTGCAAAAAGGCTTGGAAGTAAAACACCTTTAAATAATGCAAGGGCTGCAATGGTAGCTTTGTCTTTATTAAGAACTCACAAAGCAACTGCTAAAGAACGAGGTATCTCCCTCGAACAGATTTATTCCTGA
- the rplX gene encoding 50S ribosomal protein L24 has translation MRIRKGDTVQVINGKEKGKTGEVLKTMPIENRVIVQGVNLRTRHVKPTQEGESGRIVTEEASLHASNVMVYSTNKKVASRVEIFLDKDGSKKRRLKKTGELID, from the coding sequence ATGCGAATCCGTAAGGGTGACACAGTTCAAGTTATCAACGGAAAAGAGAAAGGCAAAACAGGAGAGGTTTTAAAGACAATGCCAATTGAAAATCGTGTGATTGTTCAAGGTGTAAACCTACGTACACGGCATGTTAAACCTACTCAAGAGGGAGAGTCAGGAAGGATAGTTACTGAAGAAGCTTCCCTCCATGCTTCAAATGTAATGGTCTATTCAACTAATAAAAAAGTTGCAAGTCGTGTAGAAATTTTCCTTGATAAGGATGGGTCTAAAAAACGAAGACTTAAAAAGACCGGTGAATTAATTGATTAA
- the rplF gene encoding 50S ribosomal protein L6: MSRIGKKPISIPDKVAVTLDGLSVTVKGPKGELSRILPEGVSVAQSDGLIIVSADSDKRKSRERHGLSRTLIANMIEGVSNGYSKKLEIVGVGSRAQVKGKKLVVSAGYSHPVEVDPPDGITFKVESNTNVLVSGIDKELVGNEAAKIRGIRPPEPYKGKGIKYSGERIIRKAGKSGKK; this comes from the coding sequence ATGTCTCGTATTGGCAAAAAACCCATATCAATTCCCGATAAGGTTGCAGTAACTCTTGATGGTTTATCTGTGACAGTCAAGGGTCCTAAAGGGGAGCTAAGTCGAATTCTTCCAGAAGGGGTAAGTGTTGCTCAATCTGATGGATTAATAATAGTTTCTGCTGATAGTGATAAAAGGAAGAGTCGCGAGCGCCATGGTTTATCAAGAACTTTGATCGCTAATATGATTGAAGGGGTTAGCAATGGATATTCTAAAAAATTAGAGATTGTTGGTGTTGGATCAAGAGCACAAGTGAAAGGTAAAAAGCTTGTTGTTAGTGCCGGCTATAGTCATCCAGTTGAAGTAGATCCTCCAGATGGCATAACTTTCAAAGTGGAAAGCAACACTAATGTATTAGTTTCTGGGATTGATAAGGAATTGGTTGGTAATGAAGCAGCAAAGATTCGTGGTATAAGACCTCCAGAGCCTTATAAGGGGAAAGGCATTAAGTATTCCGGTGAACGTATTATTCGCAAAGCTGGTAAGTCTGGTAAAAAATAA